From Fusobacterium russii ATCC 25533, a single genomic window includes:
- a CDS encoding ABC transporter ATP-binding protein, whose product MQERKVLLEVKNVSKIYGDLHALSNINLSIRKGDWVAFMGSSGSGKTTMMNIIGCMDKPTIGEVILDGLDITKESQSSLTTIRREKIGLIFQQFHLIPYLTALENVMVAQYYHSIPDEKEALEALERVGLKERAKHLPKQLSGGEQQRVCIARALINNPEIILADEPTGNLDEANEKIVIEILKKLHKEGTTIIVVTHDNEVGDEAERKIILEYGKIIKDIQK is encoded by the coding sequence ATGCAAGAGCGAAAAGTTTTATTGGAAGTAAAAAATGTTTCAAAAATATATGGGGACTTACATGCACTGAGTAATATAAACTTGAGTATAAGAAAAGGAGATTGGGTGGCTTTCATGGGTTCTTCAGGCTCAGGGAAGACAACCATGATGAATATAATTGGCTGTATGGATAAACCGACAATAGGAGAAGTAATTTTAGATGGTTTAGATATAACAAAAGAAAGTCAAAGTAGTTTGACAACAATAAGAAGGGAAAAAATAGGACTTATTTTCCAACAGTTTCATTTAATTCCTTATTTGACTGCTTTGGAAAATGTTATGGTAGCACAATATTATCACAGTATTCCGGATGAAAAAGAAGCACTTGAAGCACTTGAAAGAGTTGGATTAAAGGAGAGAGCAAAGCACTTACCAAAACAATTATCCGGAGGGGAGCAGCAAAGAGTATGTATAGCAAGAGCACTTATAAATAATCCGGAGATTATTTTAGCAGATGAACCAACCGGGAACTTGGATGAAGCAAATGAGAAAATTGTAATAGAAATTTTAAAGAAACTTCATAAGGAAGGCACTACGATTATAGTTGTTACACATGATAATGAAGTTGGAGATGAAGCTGAAAGAAAAATTATTTTGGAGTATGGAAAAATAATTAAAGATATTCAAAAATAA
- a CDS encoding FMN-binding protein, which produces MKKYFNLIGVFLLVLVLNACGSGKNFSKMSFNDGIYQGKAENDDPKSSVEIIIEIKDNKIVASSSEFRDAKGNIKDENYGKEAGEAKYLLAQKSVAGMNQYAAILLDVQDPEKVDAISGATISNKLFKEAVWNALETAKK; this is translated from the coding sequence ATGAAAAAATATTTTAATTTAATTGGAGTTTTTCTATTGGTTTTAGTGTTAAATGCCTGTGGAAGTGGGAAAAATTTTTCTAAGATGAGTTTTAATGATGGTATATACCAAGGGAAAGCCGAAAATGATGACCCTAAAAGTTCTGTTGAAATAATAATAGAGATAAAAGACAATAAGATTGTTGCAAGTAGCTCAGAATTTAGAGATGCTAAAGGAAATATTAAAGATGAAAATTATGGAAAAGAGGCGGGGGAAGCTAAATATTTGCTGGCTCAAAAATCGGTTGCCGGTATGAATCAATATGCAGCTATACTACTAGATGTACAAGACCCAGAAAAAGTTGATGCAATATCTGGAGCAACAATTTCTAATAAGCTATTTAAAGAAGCTGTTTGGAATGCTTTAGAAACTGCTAAAAAATAA
- a CDS encoding ABC transporter ATP-binding protein yields MLNIRNITKVYKRANIPFKAVNNVSLKIEKGDFIHIIGRSGSGKSTLLNIIGTLLNTNEGELFLDGIDYKNLNDDEKSKFRNENIGFIPQSPSLLSYLNILENVMLPYDLYDREGDSESKAMYFLKELAIEHLAKSYPKELSGGELRKVTIARALINEPKILIADEPTSDLDIENTKEVMELLTKINDRGTTVLVVTHELDTLKYGKKVFTMSEGVLTEGRKL; encoded by the coding sequence ATGTTGAATATAAGAAATATCACTAAAGTTTATAAGAGAGCAAATATTCCTTTTAAAGCGGTAAATAATGTCAGTTTAAAAATAGAAAAAGGTGATTTTATTCATATAATTGGAAGAAGTGGAAGTGGCAAATCTACTTTATTGAACATTATAGGCACTCTATTAAATACAAATGAAGGAGAATTATTTTTAGATGGTATAGACTATAAAAACTTAAATGATGATGAAAAATCAAAGTTTAGAAATGAAAATATTGGTTTTATTCCGCAGTCCCCCTCATTACTTTCGTATTTAAATATACTGGAGAATGTTATGTTGCCCTATGATTTATATGATAGAGAAGGGGATTCGGAAAGTAAAGCTATGTATTTTTTAAAAGAATTAGCTATCGAACATCTGGCAAAATCTTATCCGAAGGAATTATCAGGAGGAGAATTAAGAAAGGTTACAATAGCCAGAGCACTTATAAATGAGCCTAAAATATTAATCGCAGATGAGCCGACATCCGATTTGGATATTGAAAACACAAAAGAAGTTATGGAGCTTTTAACTAAAATTAATGATAGAGGAACAACAGTTTTAGTTGTAACTCATGAACTTGATACCTTAAAATATGGTAAAAAAGTTTTTACTATGTCAGAAGGTGTTTTGACAGAAGGAAGAAAATTATAA
- a CDS encoding ABC transporter permease → MSKKLTSFNLAMENIRQKPLRSAYMIILVVIFTVILYVGSMFTISLRQGLESLSNRLGADIIVVPAGYKAEIESVLLKGEPSTFYLPQDSMEKLKVFDEIEKMTPQIYVATLSAACCSYPVQIIGIDIESDFLISPWINHSFKRELKDGEAIVGSHVSGDVGTDIHFFNQNLKIVGKLKQTGMGFDATVFVNRNTARVLARESERIHSNKVAEEDLISSIMIKVKSGVDSVKLSSKISKTLGSEGIFAMFSKKFINSISSNLKTLSTYIAFFIVALWLLSIIILGISFMAIFNERKKEMAILRILGASKKKLKNIILLEATILSVYGASLGIFLGIIISMIQLPAVAERFSMPFLSPGFKQYFLIILISFISAIIIGPLSAMKVANKIAKEDSYLSLREEL, encoded by the coding sequence ATGTCAAAAAAGTTAACTTCATTTAATTTGGCTATGGAAAACATAAGACAGAAGCCACTGAGAAGTGCATATATGATTATCCTTGTGGTAATATTCACAGTTATTTTATATGTTGGCTCAATGTTTACTATAAGTTTAAGACAGGGATTGGAGAGTTTATCTAATAGGTTGGGAGCAGATATTATAGTTGTTCCTGCCGGATATAAAGCAGAAATAGAAAGTGTACTTTTAAAGGGAGAGCCATCTACTTTTTATCTACCTCAGGATAGTATGGAAAAATTAAAAGTCTTTGATGAGATAGAAAAAATGACACCACAAATATATGTTGCAACTTTATCGGCAGCCTGTTGTTCATATCCGGTTCAAATAATAGGTATAGATATAGAGAGTGATTTTTTAATCAGTCCATGGATTAATCATAGTTTTAAAAGAGAATTAAAAGATGGAGAAGCTATTGTAGGCAGCCATGTTTCTGGAGATGTGGGAACTGATATACATTTCTTTAATCAAAATCTAAAAATAGTTGGGAAATTAAAGCAGACAGGTATGGGTTTTGATGCTACTGTTTTTGTAAATAGAAATACAGCTAGAGTCCTAGCCAGAGAATCTGAAAGAATACATTCAAACAAAGTTGCTGAAGAGGACTTAATATCTTCAATTATGATAAAAGTAAAAAGTGGAGTAGATTCTGTAAAACTATCTTCAAAAATTTCAAAAACTCTTGGAAGTGAAGGTATTTTTGCAATGTTCAGTAAGAAATTTATAAATTCAATTTCTTCAAATTTAAAAACTCTATCTACTTATATAGCCTTTTTTATCGTAGCTCTATGGCTTTTATCCATTATAATTTTAGGAATAAGTTTTATGGCAATTTTTAATGAGAGAAAAAAGGAAATGGCAATTTTAAGAATTTTAGGAGCATCTAAGAAAAAACTAAAAAATATTATTCTTTTAGAAGCTACAATTTTATCAGTATACGGGGCAAGTTTAGGAATTTTTTTGGGAATAATAATATCTATGATACAGCTTCCAGCTGTAGCTGAAAGATTTTCTATGCCATTTTTATCTCCCGGTTTTAAACAATATTTTTTAATAATTCTAATAAGTTTTATTTCAGCAATTATTATAGGACCGTTGTCCGCAATGAAAGTGGCTAATAAAATAGCAAAGGAAGATAGTTATTTAAGCTTGAGGGAGGAATTATAA
- a CDS encoding DUF4418 family protein, producing MKKNLLEFISLLLSVVLFLVPKYIAPVCMPNPDGSHMACFYSGNLIMKFAVFLFIISLSMILASRYFFAKFIKIIGSIANIVIAALVYMVPHGIVYMENEIGKPYGICSMHTMECHTHHTFEIAAIIAGLIALVMLINLIYIFLRKVR from the coding sequence ATGAAAAAAAATTTACTTGAATTCATTTCTTTATTATTATCTGTAGTGTTATTTTTAGTGCCTAAATATATTGCACCTGTCTGTATGCCGAATCCGGATGGCTCGCATATGGCATGTTTTTATAGTGGAAATTTAATTATGAAATTTGCCGTATTTTTGTTTATTATAAGCCTTTCTATGATATTAGCTTCGAGATATTTTTTCGCTAAATTCATAAAAATTATAGGCTCTATTGCCAACATAGTAATAGCAGCTTTAGTATATATGGTTCCACATGGAATAGTATATATGGAAAATGAAATAGGAAAGCCTTATGGTATTTGCAGTATGCATACAATGGAATGTCATACACATCATACATTTGAGATTGCAGCTATAATAGCAGGACTTATTGCATTAGTAATGCTAATAAATTTAATTTATATTTTTCTAAGAAAAGTTAGATAG